The proteins below are encoded in one region of Candidatus Eisenbacteria bacterium:
- a CDS encoding aminopeptidase → MKDVRVERLAELICRYSIGVKKGDAIVVNYEPVSEPLARELYREILLMGGHPILDINPGWREEIYYREAQPHQLDYTSPFLLHEAENTRARIVIHGSTNTRRNSSVDPKRISRAQQARRPILETFFGRMDKKEWSFVIAPFPTESDAQEADMSLADYEDFVYRTLLVHRPNPVAAWKKVSEKQAAIAKKLNRLKELHVIGEDTDLRMSVKGRTWVNCDGRHNLPDGEIFTGPVEDTVEGKVYFSFPAIYQGREVTGVRLTFKKGAVVEARADKGEDLLNELLHMDPGARFVGEFAIGTNDNIKHFTRSILFDEKTGGSIHMACGRSIPESGGKNQSALHWDMIKDMRKGGVIYGDGKPIYKNGKFLI, encoded by the coding sequence ATGAAGGACGTGCGCGTGGAGCGCCTGGCCGAGCTGATCTGCCGGTATTCGATCGGCGTCAAGAAGGGGGACGCCATCGTCGTCAACTATGAACCGGTTTCGGAGCCACTCGCCCGGGAGCTGTATCGGGAGATCCTCCTGATGGGGGGGCACCCGATTCTCGACATCAATCCGGGTTGGCGGGAGGAGATCTACTACCGCGAGGCGCAGCCGCATCAGCTCGATTACACCAGCCCCTTCCTCCTTCACGAGGCGGAGAACACGCGCGCGCGGATCGTGATCCACGGGTCGACCAACACCCGGCGGAACAGCTCCGTCGATCCCAAGCGGATCTCGCGCGCCCAGCAGGCGCGCCGGCCGATCCTGGAGACCTTCTTTGGCCGGATGGATAAAAAGGAATGGAGCTTCGTCATCGCCCCCTTCCCGACCGAGTCGGACGCGCAGGAGGCGGACATGAGCCTCGCCGACTACGAGGACTTCGTCTACAGGACGCTCCTGGTTCACCGGCCGAACCCGGTGGCGGCGTGGAAGAAGGTGTCGGAGAAGCAGGCGGCGATCGCCAAGAAGCTGAACCGCCTGAAGGAGCTGCACGTGATCGGCGAGGACACCGACCTCCGGATGTCCGTGAAGGGCCGCACCTGGGTGAACTGCGACGGCCGCCACAATCTCCCCGACGGCGAAATCTTCACCGGACCGGTGGAGGACACGGTGGAAGGGAAGGTTTATTTTTCCTTCCCCGCCATCTATCAGGGGCGCGAGGTCACCGGCGTCCGTCTCACTTTCAAGAAGGGGGCGGTCGTCGAGGCGCGGGCGGACAAGGGGGAGGACCTCCTGAACGAGCTGCTCCACATGGACCCGGGCGCCCGTTTCGTCGGCGAGTTCGCCATCGGCACCAACGACAACATCAAGCATTTCACCCGCAGCATTCTCTTCGACGAGAAGACGGGCGGGTCGATCCACATGGCGTGCGGCCGTTCGATCCCCGAGTCGGGCGGGAAGAACCAGAGCGCTCTCCACTGGGACATGATCAAGGACATGCGGAAGGGGGGCGTGATCTACGGCGACGGGAAGCCGATCTACAAGAACGGTAAGTTTTTGATCTAG